A genomic segment from Chitinophaga flava encodes:
- a CDS encoding metallophosphoesterase: MSNPIKKMLARLIIRLSGRLSSRPDKKAVFASLSQLHEAILKGKKDRGPVVPFASDSARIIIFSDQHKGARDAADDFRDAAATYSGALKYYYDHGYTFINLGDCEELWENKPAAVMVHNQQPLQEEARFLQRKRYYRIFGNHDLEWHYLVPRRQFLRPLFGKKLRVHEGLILQTQYNGDAYRIFLAHGHQGDKRSDGNTFSKWFVAAIWTPVQRFLDIHPDTLSESFDLVDAHNIMMYEWSLQVPKTLFISGHTHKPVFASMDHIDRLNKQLQRATAEGDTAAVSSLEAELRRRADEYAGKQFVKTMAHPTYFNTGCCCFDDGDITGIEIADGFIRLIKWTRKGGAVAHRKVLEECPLYYIFDQLNP; encoded by the coding sequence TTGTCAAATCCTATTAAAAAAATGCTGGCCCGGCTGATCATCCGGCTGTCCGGCAGATTGTCTTCCCGTCCGGATAAAAAAGCTGTTTTCGCTTCCCTGTCCCAGTTACACGAAGCTATTCTGAAAGGCAAAAAAGACAGGGGGCCTGTAGTGCCGTTTGCCAGCGACAGCGCCCGTATCATTATTTTCTCCGACCAGCACAAGGGTGCCCGCGACGCGGCAGACGATTTCAGGGATGCAGCAGCTACTTACTCCGGCGCATTGAAGTACTATTATGATCATGGCTATACTTTCATCAACCTGGGCGACTGTGAAGAGTTGTGGGAGAACAAACCTGCTGCTGTGATGGTTCACAACCAACAGCCTTTACAAGAAGAAGCCCGTTTCCTGCAACGCAAGCGCTACTATCGTATTTTTGGCAACCACGACCTGGAGTGGCACTACCTCGTTCCCCGCCGTCAGTTTCTGCGGCCGCTGTTCGGTAAAAAACTGCGGGTACACGAAGGACTTATTCTGCAAACACAATATAACGGTGACGCCTACCGTATTTTCCTCGCCCATGGACACCAGGGAGATAAAAGAAGTGATGGCAATACTTTCAGCAAGTGGTTTGTAGCCGCTATCTGGACACCGGTACAACGTTTCCTCGACATACATCCTGATACACTCTCCGAATCTTTTGATCTGGTAGATGCCCACAACATTATGATGTATGAATGGAGCCTGCAGGTCCCGAAAACACTGTTTATTTCAGGGCATACCCATAAGCCGGTCTTTGCTTCGATGGACCATATAGACAGACTCAACAAACAACTGCAACGGGCCACCGCAGAAGGAGACACTGCAGCCGTCAGCTCGCTGGAGGCTGAACTGCGACGGAGAGCGGATGAATATGCCGGTAAACAATTTGTTAAAACCATGGCACATCCCACTTACTTTAACACCGGCTGTTGCTGTTTCGATGATGGCGATATCACCGGCATAGAAATCGCCGACGGCTTTATCCGTCTCATCAAATGGACCCGTAAAGGCGGTGCTGTGGCCCATCGCAAAGTACTCGAAGAATGCCCACTCTACTATATCTTCGATCAGCTGAACCCATAA
- a CDS encoding VOC family protein: MFKQSTAFSSFSVDDLQQAKQFYQDKMGLEVAEMPEGLELRVNGNSKIFIYPKPNHEPATFTILNFPVENVEEAVEQLTRKGIRFLHYGEPIATDEKGIFRDTERGISLAWFTDPAGNILSVIQAK, encoded by the coding sequence ATGTTCAAACAATCCACTGCATTCAGTAGTTTTTCGGTCGATGACCTGCAGCAGGCCAAACAGTTCTATCAGGATAAAATGGGCCTGGAAGTGGCAGAAATGCCTGAGGGACTTGAACTTCGCGTGAACGGTAATTCGAAAATATTCATCTATCCCAAGCCCAACCATGAGCCGGCAACATTTACTATTCTGAATTTTCCTGTAGAAAATGTGGAAGAAGCTGTGGAACAGCTTACCCGGAAAGGTATCCGGTTCCTGCATTATGGAGAACCTATCGCTACAGATGAAAAGGGTATTTTCCGGGATACGGAAAGAGGTATATCTCTGGCGTGGTTTACAGATCCCGCTGGTAATATCTTATCTGTGATCCAGGCTAAATGA
- a CDS encoding iron chaperone: MENKTKFTTTDEYMATLPIESVLRAREMREIIRKAVPAATEVISYNMPAFKLDKVLVWFAGYKAHVGFYPGGTAIAVFQDDLTAYKTSKGAIQFPLDKPLPVSLINKIVKYRIKEMATPSAVKKVKSQK; this comes from the coding sequence ATGGAAAACAAAACAAAATTCACTACTACGGATGAGTATATGGCAACCCTGCCCATAGAGAGCGTCCTTAGAGCCCGTGAGATGCGGGAAATTATCCGTAAGGCGGTCCCCGCAGCCACAGAAGTGATCAGTTACAACATGCCGGCCTTCAAACTCGATAAGGTACTGGTATGGTTTGCTGGTTACAAGGCGCATGTGGGTTTTTATCCCGGAGGAACTGCTATTGCTGTATTTCAGGATGATTTAACAGCATATAAAACTTCTAAAGGAGCCATCCAGTTTCCACTGGATAAACCATTGCCGGTATCATTGATCAATAAGATCGTCAAATACCGGATCAAGGAAATGGCCACGCCCAGTGCGGTAAAGAAGGTCAAATCTCAAAAATAG
- a CDS encoding DNA/RNA non-specific endonuclease — protein sequence MKQFMRHCFVLCLGSILFAACKKEATIQPQEVNSTRVSANTESVVRLSEDFESGTKTAYAVGSVTLTSGSWTLDDALIGNLTADLKNGTKSVRIRNTGALTTNFNITGGTGTLTITVKHGTYGSDGNSDWQLVTSTDNGQTWQQQGNTVTTAPSLQTATFTMPAVASFRLSIRKTSGGSNRINIDDIAVAAGDTTGTDPGQPTGNDDDNMLMGNPSNALADVSAENNYLMVKTYYTLSYNRSRATPNWVSWHIQSSDLGSATRSNDFRADNTLPAGWYQVQNTSYTGSGFDRGHNCPSADRTSTSTANSATFLMSNMMPQAPNNNQQTWGNLENYTRSLVNAGNEVYVICGSYGQGGTGSQGGVTYTIDNGNVTVPSNIWKVVVVLPNGNNDLSRVNGSTRVIAVNTPNINSINTDWKQYRTTVRDIENATGYNLLSALRPSLQDSLETKIDTQ from the coding sequence ATGAAACAATTCATGCGGCATTGCTTTGTCCTTTGCCTGGGCAGTATCCTGTTCGCTGCCTGTAAAAAAGAGGCCACTATCCAGCCTCAGGAAGTTAATTCCACCCGTGTATCAGCCAACACCGAATCCGTTGTTCGTTTGTCCGAAGACTTTGAGTCCGGCACCAAAACAGCTTATGCTGTTGGTAGCGTAACCCTTACCAGCGGCTCCTGGACATTAGATGACGCTTTGATTGGCAATCTGACTGCCGATCTTAAAAATGGTACCAAGTCTGTTCGTATCCGCAATACAGGCGCTCTGACCACCAACTTCAACATCACCGGTGGTACAGGTACTTTAACCATTACCGTAAAACACGGTACCTATGGATCAGACGGTAACAGTGACTGGCAGCTGGTGACATCTACCGACAACGGACAAACCTGGCAGCAACAGGGTAATACGGTGACTACCGCTCCTTCCCTGCAAACAGCCACCTTCACCATGCCGGCAGTAGCCAGCTTCCGTTTGTCTATCCGTAAAACCTCCGGCGGCTCCAACAGAATCAATATTGATGATATCGCTGTGGCAGCAGGAGACACTACTGGTACCGACCCTGGTCAGCCTACCGGCAACGATGATGACAATATGCTGATGGGTAACCCCAGCAACGCACTGGCGGATGTTAGTGCTGAGAATAATTACCTCATGGTAAAGACCTATTATACATTGTCGTATAACCGTAGCCGTGCTACACCCAACTGGGTAAGCTGGCATATTCAGTCCAGCGATCTCGGTTCTGCGACCAGGTCCAACGACTTCAGAGCTGATAATACCCTGCCTGCCGGCTGGTATCAGGTGCAGAACACCAGCTATACCGGCTCCGGATTTGACCGTGGCCACAACTGTCCTTCAGCAGACAGAACATCCACCAGTACCGCGAATTCTGCCACTTTCCTCATGAGCAATATGATGCCACAGGCTCCTAACAATAACCAGCAAACCTGGGGAAACCTCGAAAACTATACCCGTAGCCTGGTGAATGCCGGCAATGAAGTATATGTGATCTGCGGTTCTTACGGACAAGGGGGTACCGGCTCTCAGGGTGGTGTTACCTATACCATCGACAACGGTAATGTAACTGTACCTTCCAACATCTGGAAAGTAGTGGTGGTATTACCTAACGGTAACAACGACCTTAGCCGCGTAAATGGCAGCACCCGTGTAATAGCTGTCAATACTCCGAATATCAATAGTATCAATACCGACTGGAAACAATACAGAACAACAGTACGGGACATTGAAAATGCTACTGGTTACAATCTGCTGTCTGCCCTGCGTCCTTCCCTGCAGGACAGCCTGGAGACAAAAATAGATACGCAATAA
- a CDS encoding nuclease A inhibitor family protein: MLEQLNNQIAGILFYSESEYPLTILEWGVLPAAGVQQKIAALHDVESQVVRSVDAVTFFDQICNPADPNDMPMVANAQRFHELYLFLKENLSDIQVSRVETGTSIPVYITGHQPDGTCIALATTSIES, from the coding sequence TTGTTAGAACAACTTAACAACCAAATCGCCGGTATTTTATTTTACAGCGAATCAGAGTATCCACTTACCATTTTGGAATGGGGTGTATTGCCTGCAGCGGGAGTACAGCAAAAAATTGCAGCTTTACATGATGTTGAATCGCAGGTGGTGCGGTCTGTAGATGCTGTCACTTTTTTTGACCAGATCTGTAATCCGGCTGACCCCAATGATATGCCAATGGTTGCCAACGCACAACGTTTTCATGAGCTGTATTTGTTTCTGAAAGAGAATCTGTCCGATATACAGGTTTCCCGTGTAGAAACGGGAACGAGTATACCTGTTTATATTACCGGGCATCAGCCTGATGGTACCTGCATAGCACTGGCCACCACATCGATAGAATCCTAA
- the zwf gene encoding glucose-6-phosphate dehydrogenase has translation MKPGKNLPSAITIFGAKGDLTRRKLIPALYNLFTDHHLPPVFTICCVDFLEEDEEVFKQDLLAGVNEFSRNGKADEAVWNEFASCITYLQGDFMKEDTYKRLRKKLDTFDKENKKNSVRIFYFAVAPRFIEVIADALHVNTMCGRDQQDRIVVEKPFGTDLETAKKLNRFLTKRFAEKQIYRIDHYLGKEAVQNIMAFRFANYVFEPLWNRKYIDHIQISVAEEVGVGKRGGYYDSSGALRDMVQNHLLQLLCIIAMERPGFYQSELIRDAKVKVLKHIRPFTQQQVFKNVIRGQYTAGNVQGGRRVAYRKEEQVQPASNTETFVAARLFIDNDRWKGVPFYLRTGKSMPVQSSVITIQFKDSPHKIFKDDLTPNRLVISIQPELEISLLFESKVPGLKMKLKPVEMDFTYQEAYTETIPEAYEALLLDVLEGNPTLFMRADQVEAAWKVVMPILDAWKKYPSKELHLYKAGTWGPSTATELLKPYAKDWFRLSARGESIK, from the coding sequence ATGAAACCTGGAAAAAACCTCCCGTCCGCCATTACAATTTTTGGTGCCAAAGGAGATCTGACTAGAAGAAAACTTATTCCGGCTCTTTACAATCTGTTCACCGACCATCACCTGCCGCCGGTATTCACCATTTGCTGCGTTGATTTTCTGGAAGAAGATGAAGAAGTTTTCAAGCAGGACCTGCTGGCCGGCGTGAATGAATTCAGCCGGAATGGTAAAGCGGATGAAGCAGTGTGGAATGAATTTGCTTCCTGTATTACTTATCTGCAGGGCGATTTCATGAAGGAAGATACCTACAAGCGACTGAGGAAGAAACTGGACACCTTTGATAAGGAAAATAAAAAAAACAGTGTACGCATTTTTTATTTCGCCGTAGCACCCAGGTTCATCGAAGTAATTGCGGACGCCCTGCATGTGAATACCATGTGTGGTCGTGATCAGCAGGACCGTATTGTAGTGGAGAAACCTTTCGGTACCGATCTCGAAACGGCTAAAAAGCTGAACCGGTTCCTCACCAAACGTTTTGCTGAGAAACAGATCTACCGCATCGACCACTACCTGGGAAAGGAAGCGGTACAGAACATTATGGCCTTCCGGTTTGCCAATTATGTGTTTGAGCCGTTGTGGAACAGGAAATATATCGACCATATCCAGATCAGCGTGGCGGAAGAAGTGGGCGTGGGCAAGCGCGGCGGCTATTACGATAGCAGCGGGGCTTTGCGGGACATGGTACAGAACCATTTGCTGCAGCTGTTGTGTATCATTGCGATGGAGCGGCCTGGATTTTATCAGTCGGAGCTGATCCGCGATGCCAAAGTGAAAGTGCTGAAACATATACGTCCTTTTACACAGCAACAGGTATTCAAGAATGTGATCAGGGGACAATACACTGCCGGTAATGTGCAAGGCGGACGCCGGGTGGCTTATCGTAAAGAAGAGCAAGTGCAACCCGCTTCCAATACAGAAACCTTTGTGGCAGCCCGTCTGTTTATTGACAACGACCGCTGGAAAGGTGTTCCCTTCTATCTTCGTACCGGTAAGTCGATGCCTGTTCAGTCGTCGGTCATCACCATACAGTTCAAAGACTCGCCCCATAAGATCTTTAAGGATGATCTCACACCTAACCGCCTGGTCATCAGTATACAGCCTGAACTGGAAATCAGTTTGCTGTTTGAAAGCAAGGTGCCCGGCCTGAAAATGAAACTGAAGCCGGTAGAAATGGACTTTACTTACCAGGAAGCCTATACGGAAACGATCCCGGAAGCATATGAAGCCTTACTGCTGGACGTTTTGGAGGGCAACCCCACTTTATTCATGCGTGCTGATCAGGTAGAGGCAGCATGGAAAGTTGTGATGCCGATTCTGGATGCCTGGAAAAAATATCCTTCAAAAGAATTACATCTTTATAAAGCAGGCACCTGGGGGCCTTCCACCGCTACAGAGCTGCTGAAGCCTTACGCCAAAGACTGGTTCAGATTATCTGCCAGAGGAGAAAGCATTAAATGA
- a CDS encoding NADP-dependent oxidoreductase, giving the protein MKAIVLKSPGGTENLVYTTLPVPEIADGEVLVQVKAISINPIDVKTRSGKGLTAKFQGLDPVILGWDISGVVTASRSPLLKEGDEVFGMVNFPGHGKAYAEYVAAPADQLALKPAGVSHEAAAAATLAALTALQALNSAGIKKGDKVLIHAAAGGVGHFAVQIAKYMGAYVIGTASAANRDFVLGLGADEHFDYKSAPFEDHYRNLDLVLDSMGGEYIDRSLLTLREQGTIISLPTGLREAVGTKAAAQNKNGYFIVVASSGKDMQQLADLIAQGFIRPEVSQVFSFEEMKQAHQQLETGSTRGKVVVKV; this is encoded by the coding sequence ATGAAAGCAATCGTTTTGAAAAGCCCGGGTGGTACGGAAAACCTCGTTTACACCACCTTACCCGTACCAGAGATCGCTGATGGCGAAGTGCTGGTTCAGGTGAAAGCTATCAGTATAAATCCAATAGATGTTAAAACCCGCTCGGGTAAAGGGCTTACAGCTAAATTTCAGGGTTTGGACCCAGTTATTCTGGGATGGGATATTTCGGGTGTGGTAACGGCTTCCCGCTCTCCCTTGCTGAAAGAGGGGGATGAGGTGTTCGGGATGGTCAACTTCCCGGGACATGGCAAAGCTTATGCGGAATATGTAGCGGCGCCCGCTGACCAGCTGGCCCTGAAACCGGCCGGTGTTTCGCACGAAGCGGCCGCAGCAGCCACCCTGGCCGCGCTCACCGCCTTGCAGGCATTGAACAGCGCCGGTATCAAAAAAGGCGATAAAGTGCTGATCCACGCCGCCGCAGGTGGTGTAGGACATTTTGCCGTACAGATAGCCAAATACATGGGGGCCTATGTGATAGGCACCGCTTCTGCAGCCAACCGCGATTTTGTGCTGGGGCTGGGCGCAGATGAACATTTCGATTATAAATCGGCTCCTTTTGAAGATCACTACCGGAACCTCGACCTGGTGCTGGATTCCATGGGAGGCGAGTATATTGACCGTTCCCTGCTGACCCTGCGGGAACAGGGAACTATCATCAGCCTGCCTACCGGGTTAAGGGAAGCTGTAGGAACGAAGGCCGCTGCTCAAAACAAAAACGGATATTTTATCGTAGTCGCTTCCAGCGGAAAAGACATGCAACAGCTGGCAGACCTTATTGCGCAAGGGTTTATCAGGCCCGAAGTGTCGCAGGTATTTTCCTTTGAAGAGATGAAACAGGCGCATCAGCAGCTGGAAACCGGCAGTACCAGAGGAAAAGTGGTGGTAAAAGTCTGA
- a CDS encoding MBL fold metallo-hydrolase, translating into MEIRQFEDKALAHYSYAVYSEVANEIILIDPARDVTPYLAYTAAKKATITGVIETHPHADFVSSHLELHQTTGAVVYCSQLVGAQYPHTAFDDGDVIHVGELTFKALNTPGHSPDSISIVLEENGQTKAVFTGDTLFIGDCGRPDLREKAGNLQASRQELALQMYHSLREKLMTLPDHTLVYPAHGAGTLCGKSLGDANSSTIGAEKRTNWSLQSMTPEEFVKDLLSQQPFVPKYFPYDVSVNRQGAPALQPSLEKVPVLKDTATLDKGILIIDTRPAAAFKKGHLPQAINLQNQGKFETWLGSVVAPGEHFYLIAANEQQLQEVIAKAAKIGYEGLISGAMVSDAGSHTMQPVPLDDLKTHPQDYTIVDVRMESEAQIQLLPGAISIPLDQLRERVNEIPLDKPIVVHCAGGYRSAAGSSIVAGALDGKVPTYDLGEAVKEF; encoded by the coding sequence ATGGAAATAAGACAATTTGAAGATAAAGCACTGGCGCACTATTCCTACGCAGTATACAGCGAAGTGGCCAATGAAATCATACTGATAGATCCGGCCAGAGACGTAACTCCTTATCTGGCTTATACTGCAGCAAAAAAGGCTACTATCACCGGCGTGATTGAAACACATCCGCATGCTGATTTTGTTAGCAGCCATCTGGAGCTGCATCAGACTACAGGTGCTGTAGTATACTGTTCACAACTGGTAGGCGCGCAATACCCACACACAGCGTTTGATGATGGAGATGTGATACACGTGGGAGAGCTTACTTTCAAGGCACTGAATACGCCCGGGCATTCACCGGATAGCATCAGTATTGTACTGGAAGAAAATGGTCAGACCAAAGCAGTCTTCACCGGAGATACTTTGTTTATCGGTGATTGCGGCCGTCCTGACCTGCGGGAAAAAGCGGGTAATCTGCAAGCCTCCCGCCAGGAACTGGCCCTGCAGATGTACCACTCCCTGCGGGAAAAACTGATGACATTGCCGGACCATACGCTGGTATATCCTGCACATGGTGCCGGTACACTTTGCGGTAAATCACTGGGGGATGCCAATAGCAGCACCATCGGGGCAGAGAAAAGGACCAACTGGAGCCTGCAGTCCATGACACCGGAAGAATTTGTAAAGGATCTGTTATCCCAACAACCTTTTGTCCCGAAATATTTCCCTTATGATGTAAGTGTCAATAGGCAGGGAGCACCAGCATTGCAGCCTTCTCTGGAGAAAGTACCGGTGTTGAAAGACACCGCCACTTTGGATAAAGGCATCCTGATCATCGATACCAGACCGGCGGCAGCCTTTAAAAAAGGTCACCTGCCGCAGGCCATCAACCTGCAAAACCAGGGTAAGTTCGAAACCTGGCTGGGTAGCGTGGTAGCACCAGGAGAGCATTTCTACCTGATTGCCGCCAACGAGCAGCAGTTGCAGGAAGTGATCGCCAAAGCGGCGAAGATAGGCTATGAAGGCTTGATCAGCGGTGCGATGGTGTCTGACGCTGGTAGCCATACTATGCAACCTGTGCCCCTGGACGATCTGAAAACTCATCCGCAGGATTATACCATTGTGGACGTGAGAATGGAATCTGAGGCACAAATACAGCTGTTGCCTGGCGCTATCAGCATTCCACTGGACCAGTTACGGGAACGGGTAAACGAGATCCCACTCGATAAGCCGATTGTGGTACATTGCGCCGGCGGATACCGCAGCGCAGCCGGCAGCAGTATTGTAGCCGGGGCTTTGGACGGGAAAGTGCCCACCTATGATCTGGGTGAGGCTGTAAAGGAATTCTAA
- a CDS encoding DUF6691 family protein: MNTWLSQLKYLVIGTIFGIIFVKAEVISWFRIQEMFRLQSFHMYGVIGSAVMVGMLSVWLIKKFNIKTLDGETVVFHPKKFNKGQIYGGLLFGLGWAVTGACPGPLFAQIGVGATVVAVTLLSAIAGTWVYGRFREKLPH; encoded by the coding sequence ATGAATACCTGGTTGAGTCAATTAAAATACCTGGTGATAGGAACAATATTCGGGATCATTTTTGTGAAGGCAGAAGTTATCAGCTGGTTTCGCATACAGGAAATGTTCCGCCTGCAGTCTTTTCATATGTACGGCGTGATTGGTAGCGCTGTGATGGTGGGAATGTTATCTGTATGGCTGATCAAAAAATTCAATATTAAAACACTGGATGGTGAAACGGTTGTGTTTCATCCCAAAAAATTCAATAAAGGGCAGATATATGGAGGCCTGTTGTTTGGCCTCGGCTGGGCTGTTACCGGCGCCTGCCCCGGACCATTATTCGCGCAGATCGGTGTGGGTGCCACTGTGGTAGCCGTTACACTGTTGAGTGCTATTGCCGGTACCTGGGTATATGGCAGGTTCCGTGAAAAATTACCGCATTAA